In Paracholeplasma morum, a single genomic region encodes these proteins:
- a CDS encoding helix-turn-helix domain-containing protein — protein sequence MPYKALKTRLTLNPNQHQFLLSLMRASRSLYNQALYNVRQHFIKTNEYLPYNEN from the coding sequence ATGCCTTATAAAGCCCTTAAAACAAGACTCACTCTAAATCCAAATCAACACCAGTTTTTGTTATCTTTAATGCGTGCTTCAAGAAGTCTTTATAATCAAGCCCTTTATAATGTGAGACAACATTTCATTAAAACAAATGAGTACTTGCCCTACAATGAAAAC
- the thrS gene encoding threonine--tRNA ligase: MKLTLPDLKVLEVEKGKSPREIAKDISISLMKKAIAAMYEGRIIELDTPIFEDGSFKLITKEDAEAFSILNHSTAHLLAQAVKSIYPQACFGVGPSIEEGFYYDIDLGDVKFTDEMLPMIEQKMVELSKHGDDIKGREVSYEEAKKIFAHDPYKLELIEGLKDEKISVYQQGDFIDLCRGGHVSNTKEIKHFKLLSLAGAYWRGNSDNKMLQRVYGVSFFSKEALDSHLQILEERKQRDHRKLGKELGLFMLTKEAGSGLAFWLKNGATLRRIIERYITDKEISLGYEHVYTPIMANVDLYKTSGHWDHYQDSMFPPMDMGDGESLVLRPMNCPHHMLIFKNEIHSYKELPIRIAELGMMHRYEKSGALSGLQRVREMTLNDAHIFVRQDQIKDEFKRTLDLLFDVYKDFNITDYKLRLSYRDPENKEKYFDDDQMWNEAQQALKDVMDDFGMPYFEAIGEAAFYGPKLDVQVKTALGNEETLSTIQIDFLLPRRFELTYVGEDGKNDQVPVVIHRGIVSTMERFVAYLTEEYKGAFPLWLAPTQIKVIPVNLNYHQDYAVEVKNHLQKMGIRVELDLRNEKLGYKIREAQTKKIPYQLVIGDNEVANKSVTYRQYGSESQTNLSLEAFIEYINQSVIDKK, from the coding sequence AGGCAGAATCATTGAGCTTGATACGCCTATTTTTGAAGATGGATCTTTTAAACTTATCACAAAAGAAGATGCTGAAGCCTTCTCAATTTTGAACCATTCAACGGCACATTTACTCGCACAAGCGGTTAAATCCATTTACCCACAAGCATGTTTTGGTGTTGGCCCATCGATTGAAGAAGGGTTTTACTATGACATTGATTTAGGGGATGTTAAATTTACGGATGAGATGTTACCGATGATTGAACAAAAAATGGTTGAATTATCTAAACATGGTGACGACATTAAAGGCAGAGAAGTTTCTTATGAAGAAGCTAAGAAAATCTTTGCGCATGACCCATATAAACTCGAATTAATTGAAGGCCTAAAAGATGAAAAAATCAGTGTTTATCAACAAGGTGATTTCATCGATTTATGCCGTGGTGGACATGTATCTAACACCAAAGAAATTAAACATTTCAAGCTATTAAGCTTAGCAGGTGCCTATTGGAGAGGTAACTCAGACAATAAAATGCTCCAACGTGTTTATGGGGTCTCATTCTTCTCCAAGGAAGCCTTAGATAGCCACCTTCAAATCTTAGAAGAACGTAAACAAAGAGACCACCGCAAACTTGGAAAAGAACTTGGATTATTCATGTTAACCAAAGAAGCTGGTTCAGGATTGGCGTTCTGGTTAAAGAATGGTGCAACCCTAAGAAGAATCATCGAAAGATACATTACAGATAAAGAAATCAGTTTAGGGTATGAACATGTCTACACACCAATTATGGCTAACGTTGATTTATATAAAACAAGTGGTCACTGGGATCACTATCAAGATTCAATGTTCCCACCTATGGACATGGGGGATGGTGAATCTCTAGTACTTAGACCGATGAACTGCCCACACCACATGTTAATATTCAAAAATGAAATTCACTCATATAAAGAACTTCCAATCCGAATTGCCGAACTTGGCATGATGCACAGATATGAAAAATCCGGAGCACTTTCTGGTTTACAACGCGTAAGAGAAATGACTCTAAACGATGCACATATCTTTGTCAGACAAGACCAAATCAAAGATGAGTTCAAACGTACTTTAGACTTACTATTTGATGTATATAAAGATTTTAACATTACCGATTACAAACTAAGACTTTCTTACCGTGATCCAGAAAATAAAGAAAAATACTTTGACGATGATCAAATGTGGAATGAAGCTCAACAGGCGCTTAAAGACGTTATGGACGACTTCGGTATGCCATACTTTGAAGCAATCGGTGAAGCTGCATTCTACGGACCAAAACTAGACGTTCAAGTCAAAACTGCACTAGGCAATGAAGAAACCTTATCTACTATCCAAATTGACTTCTTATTGCCAAGAAGATTTGAACTTACTTATGTAGGCGAAGATGGTAAGAATGACCAAGTACCAGTTGTAATCCACAGAGGTATCGTATCAACTATGGAACGTTTTGTCGCTTACTTAACTGAAGAATATAAAGGCGCATTCCCACTTTGGCTTGCACCAACCCAAATTAAAGTCATTCCAGTTAACTTAAACTATCATCAAGACTATGCAGTAGAAGTGAAAAACCACTTACAAAAGATGGGCATCCGTGTAGAACTTGATTTAAGAAATGAAAAACTGGGTTATAAGATTAGAGAAGCTCAAACCAAGAAGATTCCTTATCAACTTGTTATTGGAGACAATGAAGTTGCTAATAAATCTGTCACTTACCGTCAATATGGCAGTGAGTCACAAACGAATCTGTCTTTAGAAGCCTTCATCGAATACATTAATCAGTCAGTTATTGACAAAAAGTAA